Within Gracilinanus agilis isolate LMUSP501 unplaced genomic scaffold, AgileGrace unplaced_scaffold59818, whole genome shotgun sequence, the genomic segment GTGGTATACAGGTTGTTGTCAGAggtatttgtttaaaaaagaaggtGAGTTATTCATTTTGTGTGAACAAGGAATAACGAATTGGCTTTTTACATGCAGCATTTGTTTCCTCACGGTGTTAGGAAAAGGTGAGTGAAGTATCTAGCTTATTATTAAAGGTAAAATGTTTCCCTCTTCAACCCACCTCTCTAAATTAAGTTTAtgggagaacatggacaagagTGGTACAAAACAGGGTAGTCAGGATGGGTGGTTGTCATTTGCATCATTGGAGGGAATATATACATCAGAGTGATCAGTGATCCCTAGTGTCATTTCAGCATTTTGTGAGAATGTAGAATGATTTCATGAATGCAGAAGAGAGATCTTATGAGAAATATGAGTAGCAAGAGATTATTTTCTTCTAGaggtatcaggaaaggcttcatggaggagttGAACCTTAATGGATGGAATTTTAATAGTCAGAAATGGTATCCACATTTAGGAAATggaattagtcaataaacatttattaaaggaatACTATGATCCTTTACTGATTGCTGggtatacaaaaagaggtaaaaggtagaccttgctctcaaagaactcatattTTAAAAGGGCGAGGCAACAAGCAAACAagtatgtacaaataagctattaAGAAATTGGCAAAGGTTCCCTGTACATGATAGAATTTTAACTGGGatgtgaaggaagccaaggaCTTTGGGTCAAATAAAGTGGAGGAGGTAGAGCATTCTAAGCATGgggaacagtcagagaaaatgcccagagcccaGTGAGTCTATTCCTACTATGGGAGGTGACATGGGCAAAGGTAGGATTAAACTGGAGGAGGCAGAACgaaaagaggaaatagtaaaTCCCTTTTAGTCCAGTTCAGTCAGTCCTAGGAGCAAGGGAGTCAGGCTCCCACTGGTCTTATACTTCTTTTCATctaagtttgtttgtttgatgtGGTTGTGGGCATATTCTGTTACTTGGCACAGTCCATGGATCTGCATTGGGAAAAGATATTTTCTAAGTACATTTAGGCTTACAGAACTGATTCTTGTTCTCATTTGGGCAAACCAAGTAGAGATGACATGCCTGTTGATCCAAAGGGAAGGACTTCAAACCTGAGATTTCtctaaagatttaaaaatcataCACCAGCctaaaattttgtttcttcatattGTTAGGATAAGCCAGTTAACTTCTGGAGCCAAAAAGGTTATTTTAAGCAGTCTTAATTGTTAGAATGCTATTTCAGAGAAATAAtaattggtattttaaaaaagttttgaagacttgtttgattttaaatctatattcctttttttttttgtttgtttgtttgttttgttttttaaacccttgtactttggtgtattgtctcataggtggaagattagtaagggtgggcaatgggggtcaagtgacttgcccagggtcacacagctgggacgtggctgaggctgggtttgaacctaggacctcccgtctctaggcctgactctcactccactgagctacccagctgcccccttaaatctATATTCCTAAGAATAAAAACACCTAAcaataaaagcataaaaaataGTGAACTAGAATAGAAATCAATATGTTGATAATGAAAAAGGGATATATCTTATGGTCTTTCTGAGGTTTGTACcattaaaaaaatggatattgCCATCTTATAACTGACTGTTGGAAGAAAATTACATAGTGGTAGCATATACCTTTTGGCTTTTGGACTTTACTTATGATTTCAATAGAATAAGGAAATTTCTTCTACTAGTGAGACCCCTACCCACTTTGTAATGATCTTCCACCCCACTGTGCAACCAGCTTTTATTTTTAGATAGTTGATGGATCTCCAAGCAATTTATTTTGGAATCATATAACTAGCtgtatcagaagcaggactttgaacccagttctttttgTCACAGAGGCTGTTAAATTAGAAgattgaaatgaaaaaattttaatatagcaAACCTATATTTAATGttccacattttctttctttttctttaatatagaatatagaattaatatagaattaattttatattaagtTTGGGAGTTAGTTTCCTTTCCATTACTAGGCCAATACTTCAAGCTTAGTGAAATTGGGTACTTAAAGATGAACAGAGGCATCTTTATGAGAGTTATATGGAAATTACCCTTTTAAACTCAATATTTGAAGGaagatattttctccttttagatGAAGGAACGAGCAATCCAAACATTGGGCTACTTTCCAGTTGGAGATGGAGATTTTCCTCACCAGAAGCTCATTTTGCAAGGACTCATGGATTCTGTTGAGGTAAATTTAAACCACTAACTTGAATCATCTAAATAACTTCTTAGCCAGAAGTCCTTAAacattatgttttttaaaaaatagttgatTACTAGGTTTGAAAATAatcaatttcctttgtaattctctgtgcatttaaaaacatacttTTGAGAAGGAGCTCATGGGTTTCACCAGTCTGATTGTAGAGTGTTACAAAGGGTGAAGACTTCCTAATCTGActcttatttaagatttttaactTGGTAATTTTGTCCATAAGGGAATTTGATTAAAGCTCTGTTATTAACTGGATAATCTAGTTCACTTTTATATACAGAAAAACATTAATACCTAAACTTGTGTGACTTCTCTCCCTTAGtgcaattttgttgaattttcaAGTTACTAAGGGCCATCAACTAAATTTTGAAATGACTTCTATTATGTTTTTCTCCCCTCATTGGCTTTATATGCTATATACTGAAAAATACTGATTCATCTCTTGAATTTTTAAACAGGATAAGTGTAAattgtaggtgtttaataaattattttttagtaaaATAAGAGCTTATGCAATTGTAATGTCAACTTTTGCTTCaaataattaaagtaattattttgtGAGTTAAATGTAACCAGTATGCCAGGAAATAATCTTTATGAATTTTTAAGGTGTTTAACTCCTTGATGGTATCTGTATTAAGATTTTTCCAGGCGTATTAAAAttagtctttaatttttttgtctcttaCTGAGTGTCCCCACTTTTTACTCTAATCCTTGtgacaaaggaaaaaggaattagTATAATTGTTCATATAATTAGATCAGTGATTCACAAGCCTAGCAACCCTCTGTGATATAGCAGGTTTTGAGaagaaatttttacttttattctttcttgatgttAAAGATGAATGCATGCCAAGTACTTAGGCAAAATCAAGAGAGATATTACTTGCTTGTGAAGATAGAAGAAACTGACTTAGAGAATAGGTTGAAAATCAAACGCATTGGAAAAAAAGCTATATTGCAGCGTCTTTATAAAGAATCCTTGTTGAGTTATTGGTTTAGCAGCTTTTGCattttgggaaaatactttctttCACCCCTGGGATTTATcgtgattatattttattttttctttttttaggcaaAGCAAATAGAACTTCAGTTTACTGTTGGTGAAGCCATTACCAGTGCTGCAATTGGCACAAGTTCAGTGGCTGCTCGTGATGCCTGGCTGGTCACTGAAGAAGAGTATGCGCCTCTTTCTGGTACGCCTTTCTCAAAAGTGGGTTCTCATCGTTTGGCAGaagcttttctttctgtcttcactTTGAAAGCCTAACTGGTGTATAGATGTCAGGTTTTCATGCAAGAGGAATTGTAGCAGCCTGGGGGAATAAATGAGTCATTGAGATGGGTACAATGAagaactcagtttttttttttttttaaacccttaacttctgctgtgtattgacttataggtggaagattggtaagggtaggcaatgggggtcaagtgacttgcccagggtcacacagctgggaagtgtctgaggccggatttgaacctaggacctcctgtctctaggcctggctctcaatccactgagctacccagctgcccccaagaactcAGTTTTAACATGAAAcaaattttgttgatttctaattTGGAGATAACAGAATCAATTAATATTTGAGCTGATTATCATTCATATCTAGCCAGCTTTACCTTAGATTaccttttattatcttttatgttCATTCAGGGTTTTATTACTAATCCAGAAAACTTTCAAAAGCTTGTGTTATGAAATAACTCCCAGCTCTAGGGTTCATgccatttttgtttctgtttctaaaagagaaaataatgcaagTAGCTAGTGAAAAGTCCAAGAAGTGGTGATGACTGGAAATTCTCTAGGAAATTTGATTAGCTTTGGGGTTTCTGTGCCCATTTGAATGTCATTGGCCTCAGATTGCTGACCTGTTAAGTGTGCAGAGCTAAAAGAAGGACACAGGCCATGAGACTAGTTAGCAGCTGGTTTGTCTATTGGGAATGGAACCAGGGCTAGCAGTGTATGCctatgcaaaagaaaaagaaggaacagaAGTCCAGATCTGCAAATTCAGTGCCAGATGCCTTTAGAAATCTCTAACAGAACAGAAATTTTATAAGTCTAAACAGAAGGTGAACACAATGAAAAAACCCACTGCCTGCAAAAGAaaccattgaaaaagaaaaggaagcagatgCATTGTAATGAaacaatgcttgttgatttattaaatgcttaagaTTACTTATTAACTTCCAAAATACTAGAAGAATCATCAATTCCTGCAGCAATACTTAAGTTCCAAGGGAAATTTAGTTATCTGTCAACAGTGATCTAGATAGAACATATTTGGAAACAGACACTGGATCAAAACAAAATACCTCTTAAATGGCAGGTGTGAAATGGATATTTatatgaaagtaattttttttaaaagagtgagaAGAATATGTCACTACTCTCACAGTATtgaccattttttctctttccaccttAGTACTCTAATTTTGGCTTCTCAGATATCTTTATTTCCTCTACATCTAATAGAATTTCCTCCCACTCATACATTCTTATAGTTTCAACTGCTTCAAGTGTGTCTGTCATTGCAGACTCTGCAGATGAAGTTATTAGAGTATAAGATATAGACCTGAAAAAGAATGATAGAAACCATTTAGTTGAAAGTCCTTacttttatacatgagaaaactagGGGTTAGAAAGGTTAAATggtgcccaaggttacacaaataAAGGCCTGGGCCATGTGAAACTTTCGCCATTCAGTATAGCTGGTCTTTAGAGAGACTGTAAGTCCAATACTGAACTCTTTAGAAATGAAGAGATGTTTCTTGGATATAGTAACCACCGAGATCTGGTAAGAGAAGTTGCAGAGTGATGTCAGTAAAGGGCAAGGATCTGGtaaaagacagcaagaaatattcagattctaCATCTGGGACTTTTGAGTTGAGTATATGAGAGAATGTGCTGAAAAGAAAGGCCAGGGTTACAGTATCATTGAAAGAGCTAGGtctggtggcagctgggtagctcagtggattgagagtcaggcctagagacaggaggtcctaggttcaaatccggcctcggacacttcccagctgtgtgaccctgggcaagtcacttgacccccattgcccacccttaccactcttccacctatgagccaatacacagaagttaagggtttaaaaaaaaaaaaagaaagagctagGTCTGAGTGAGAGCCAAAAGAGTCTAAAATGAAgggaagtttttaaaattataaagcaGGAATTCCATAAGGTCAAGTGAACCAGAATTCATTTAGATATGAAATGAGACACTTGGGTTGGGGAATCGGATTAAGGTGGTCAGGGATGGGGAGGCATGGCAGCATGGGT encodes:
- the LOC123256498 gene encoding proteasome adapter and scaffold protein ECM29-like; translated protein: MKERAIQTLGYFPVGDGDFPHQKLILQGLMDSVEAKQIELQFTVGEAITSAAIGTSSVAARDAWLVTEEEYAPLSVEAKVNDVVPWVLDMILNKHIISPVPHVRQAACIWLLSLVKKLSTHKEIKSHLKEIQSAFVSILSDND